One Callospermophilus lateralis isolate mCalLat2 chromosome 6, mCalLat2.hap1, whole genome shotgun sequence genomic region harbors:
- the LOC143402131 gene encoding olfactory receptor 2B8-like — protein MRRFNNTFHHLSGFVLVGFSEWPKLEVFLFVIISIFYILTLLGNSVIIFLSRFDPRLHTPMYFFLANLSFLDLCYTTSTVPQMLINIHSHIRSISYVGCIAQLFIFLGLGSSECLLLSVMAFDRYVAICQPLHYTVIMHSRLCQQLATVAWITGFSNSLVQTVLTFLLPRCGQYQVESFFCEVPAMLQLSCVDTWINEVEMYAAVIIIKVIPVGLILFSYINIFRAVVRIQSSEGQKKAFNTCGSHLLVVIMFYGSAISGYAYMAPKSNSAKLKGKLLALFYGLITPMLNPLIYTLRNKDVKRAINKLLGREQEQGWNMA, from the coding sequence ATGAGAAGATTCAACAACACTTTCCATCATCTCAGTGGCTTTGTTCTAGTAGGTTTCTCTGAATGGCCCAAACTAGAAGTATTTCTTTTTGTGATCATCTCTATCTTCTATATATTGACCCTTCTTGGAAATTCAGTTATCATTTTCTTGTCCCGCTTTGACCCCAGACTCCACACCCCCATGTATTTCTTTCTGGCTAATCTCTCCTTTTTGGACCTCTGCTATACAACTTCCACAGTCCCCCAGATGCTGATAAATATACACAGTCACATAAGAAGCATCAGCTACGTGGGATGTATAGCTCAACTTTTCATCTTCCTAGGTCTAGGATCTAGTGAATGTTTACTTCTCTCAGTAATGGCCTTTGATCGATATGTAGCTATCTGCCAGCCTCTCCACTACACAGTTATCATGCATTCTCGGCTATGCCAACAACTAGCAACAGTGGCTTGGATaacaggtttcagcaactccttgGTGCAAACAGTGTTGACTTTCTTATTACCTCGCTGTGGCCAATATCAAGTAGAGAGTTTCTTCTGTGAGGTACCTGCCATGCTTCAATTATCATGTGTGGATACATGGATCAATGAAGTGGAGATGTATGCAGCTGTGATCATCATAAAGGTTATTCCTGTTGGATTAATTCTTTTCTCTTACATCAACATTTTCAGAGCAGTAGTAAGGATTCAGTCTTCTGAAGGTCAAAAGAAGGCCTTCAACACATGTGGGTCTCATCTTCTGGTGGTCATCATGTTCTATGGCTCTGCCATTAGTGGTTATGCATATATGGCACCCAAGAGTAACTCAGCCAAATTGAAGGGCAAGCTTCTTGCACTCTTCTATGGACTCATAACTCCAATGCTCAATCCCCTTATCTACACCTTGAGAAATAAGGATGTTAAGAGAGCAATAAACAAGCTACTTGGGAGAGAACAAGAGCAAGGGTGGAACATGGCTTAG